A window of the Megalopta genalis isolate 19385.01 chromosome 2, iyMegGena1_principal, whole genome shotgun sequence genome harbors these coding sequences:
- the LOC117220829 gene encoding putative phospholipid-transporting ATPase IIA isoform X1 — protein sequence MCVHICLVNVHMCEFGKQTEQSFRSMSIHRALRHSVLEKNMRLEEMPLRLSSDERDFEMDEETDYLLQPSEDSIRLLTSRRRRINDCSLFLKNFFCGCCTWMWRRCCRERELRARIIHIGQPMHEKFPTNVIRNQKYNVVTFLPLVLFQQFKFFLNLYFLLMAISQFLPDIRIGYLYTYWGPLCFVLTVTICREAIDDFRRYKRDKEVNAQKYYRLVKGFEMPELVPSSKLRVGDLVIVEKGQRVPADLVLLRTTEKAGACFVRTDQLDGETDWKLRLAVPVTQKLESNSQLFDIKASIYVEKPQKDIHSFIGTFTRYDGYSSEESLGVDNTLWANTAIASGSALGVVVYTGQETRSLMNHSAPRSKVGLLDKEINQLTKVLFCAVIGLALVMMSLKGFNGPWYRYMFRFVLLFSYIIPISLRVNLDMGKAFYAWCIQRDKEISGTVVRTTTIPEELGRISYLLSDKTGTLTQNKMVFKKIHLGMISYGQETFDEVTNVLKACYSSNSETSPMKPSATPHSGKVRRSESTRIYDAVHALALCHNVTPVYDEITKSTNLDTVSVQTGETEDTGSIQSQTEADQHYYLPEQKRNYQASSPDEVALVKWTEEMGLALIKRDLNFMQLKAPNGKILNYTILQIFPFTSETKRMGIIVKEESSSEIIFYLKGADVVMSGIVQYNDWLEEECGNMAREGLRTLVVAKKNLTEEQYVDFEARYYAARLSVSNRVSRIAAAIESLEREMELLCVTGVEDRLQDRVRPTLELLRNAGIKIWMLTGDKLETATCIAKSSCLVSRTQGLHVFKSVVTRTDAHLELNTFRKKQDCALVISGDSLEVCLQYYEQEFLELACGSPAVVCCRCSPTQKADVVSLIQRHTEKRTAAVGDGGNDVSMIQAADAGIGLEGLEGRQASLAADFSISQFSHLANLLLVHGRRSYKRSAALSQFVIHRGLIISTMQAVFSAVFYLSSVSLYQGFLMVGYGTIYTMFPVFSLVLDKDVSGRIALTYPELYKELSKGRSLSYKTFFMWILISIYQGGVIMYGALIMFEDEFIHIVAISFTALVLTELIMVALTIRTWHYIMILAEIFSLALYLLSLVVLKDYFDAEFIKTTDFLWKVLLITLISCMPLYILKFLRKKFSPPSYTKLS from the exons ATGTGTGTGCATATATGCCTGGTAAATGTACATATGTGCGAATTTGGTAAACAAACGGAACAATCGTTCCGTAGCATGTCAATTCATCGTGCCCTTCGACATTCTGTCCTTGAGAAA AATATGCGGTTAGAGGAGATGCCATTACGTTTGAGCTCGGACGAGCGGGATTTTGAAATGGACGAGGAAACCGACTATCTTCTTCAACCTTCCGAAGACAGCATACGACTCCTGACTTCGAGGAGACGGCGAATCAACGACTGTTCCCTATTCTTGAAGAATTTCTTTTGCGG ATGCTGTACCTGGATGTGGAGGAGATGTTGCAGAGAACGAGAATTAAGAGCAAGAATTATTCACATTGGGCAACCAATGCATGAAAAGTTTCCCACTAATGTCATACGAAACCAAAAATATAATGTGGTCACATTTTTGCCCTTG GTTCTTTTTCAACAATTCAAATTTTTCCTGAATCTCTACTTCTTGCTTATGGCAATATCTCAATTTCTACCGGATATCCGGATAGGATACTTGTACACGTATTGGGGACCATTGTGTTTCGTGTTAACTGTTACCATTTGTCGAGAAGCGATAGATGATTTCAGACGCTATAAAAGAGACAAAGAAGTTAACGCGCAAAAATATTACAGACTTGTCAAAGGTTTTGAAATGCCAGAGTTGGTTCCTAGTTCTAAACTGCGAGTAGGCGATTTG GTAATCGTTGAAAAAGGTCAAAGGGTCCCAGCTGATTTGGTCCTATTGCGCACGACCGAGAAAGCAGGCGCGTGTTTCGTGCGAACCGATCAGTTAGATGGAGAAACAGATTGGAAGTTACGATTAGCTGTACCGGTAACACAAAAATTGGAGAGCAACTCCCAACTGTTTGATATAAAAGCGAGTATATACGTCGAGAAACCGCAAAAGGACATTCACAGCTTTATAGGAACGTTCACAAGA TACGATGGATACAGCAGCGAAGAAAGTTTAGGTGTAGACAATACATTATGGGCAAACACAGCTATTGCATCGGGTTCGGCTCTTGGTGTGGTGGTGTACACAGGACAGGAAACCAGATCTCTTATGAACCATTCAGCACCGCGATCCAAAGTTGGCTTGTTAGATAAAGAAATAAATCAGTTAACCAAG GTCTTGTTCTGTGCTGTCATCGGACTTGCGCTAGTAATGATGTCCTTAAAGGGTTTCAATGGACCGTGGTACCGTTATatgtttcgtttcgttttattGTTTTCTTACATAATACCGATTAGTTTAAGAGTGAATTTGGATATGGGGAAAGCCTTTTATGCATGGTGTATACAAAGAGACAAAGAGATTAGTGGAACGGTCGTCAGAACGACCACCATACCGGAGGAACTTGGTCGTATTTCATATTTGTTAAGCGACAAAACCGGCACATTGACACAGAACAAAATGGTTTTCAAGAAAATACATCTGGGAATGATCTCTTACGGGCAAGAAACATTCGACGAAGTTACAAACGTGTTGAAAGCATGCTATTCTTCCAATTCGGAAACCTCTCCTATGAAACCATCGGCGACCCCGCACAGCGGTAAAGTGAGGAGATCCGAGAGTACCAGAATATACGACGCGGTACACGCTTTGGCATTGTGTCATAATGTAACGCCGGTTTACGATGAAATAACCAAATCGACAAACTTGGATACAGTCAGCGTGCAAACAGGAGAGACGGAAGATACTGGTTCTATTCAAAG TCAAACGGAAGCCGATCAACATTACTATTTAccagaacaaaaacgaaattaTCAAGCTTCCAGTCCGGACGAAGTAGCCTTAGTAAAATGGACGGAGGAAATGGGATTAGCCTTGATCAAGCGAGACTTGAACTTCATGCAACTGAAAGCTCCAAATGggaaaattttaaattatacaatCTTACAAATATTCCCATTCACGTCGGAAACCAAACGAATGGGTATAATAGTGAAAGAAGAATCTAGctctgaaataatattttatttgaaaggaGCGGACGTGGTAATGTCCGGAATAGTGCAATATAACGATTGGTTGGAAGAAGAATGCGGTAATATGGCTCGCGAGGGTTTGAGGACACTTGTTGTCGCTAAAAAGAATTTAACTGAGGAACAGTATGTTGATTTCGAAGCAAG GTATTATGCAGCAAGATTGAGCGTCAGTAATCGTGTTTCTCGAATAGCCGCGGCTATCGAAAGTTTAGAAAGGGAAATGGAATTACTGTGCGTAACTGGAGTCGAGGACAGATTGCAAGATAGAGTACGGCCAACGTTAGAACTGTTAAGAAATGCTGGGATCAAA ATATGGATGCTAACAGGAGACAAGTTAGAAACAGCGACTTGTATAGCGAAATCTTCATGTTTGGTTTCACGAACCCAAGGTCTTCACGTTTTCAAATCGGTAGTAACTCGAACGGATGCACATTTGGAATTAAACACATTTCGCAAAAAGCAAGACTGTGCCTTAGTAATCAGCGGCGATTCTCTGGAAGTATGTTTACAATATTACGAGCAAGAATTTTTGGAATTGGCATGCGGTTCGCCCGCCGTAGTCTGCTGTCGATGTTCCCCAACGCAAAAGGCTGATGTGGTTAGTCTTATTCAAAGACATACCGAAAAAAGAACCGCAGCTGTTGGGGACGGCGGAAACGATGTGTCTATGATACAGGCTGCAGACGCTG GTATAGGTCTTGAAGGTCTTGAAGGAAGACAGGCTTCTTTAGCCGCGGATTTCTCTATTTCCCAGTTTAGTCATTTAGCTAATCTGTTACTGGTACACGGACGAAGAAGTTACAAACGCTCCGCTGCTTTAAGCCAATTTGTTATTCATCGAGGCTTAATCATTTCAACTATGCAAGCTGTATTTTCTGCGGTCTTTTATTTATCGTCAGTATCCTTGTATCAGGGATTTTTAATGGTGGG GTACGGAACAATATATACGATGTTTCCAGTGTTTTCTTTGGTTTTGGATAAAGACGTGTCTGGAAGAATTGCGCTCACCTATCCAGAGTTATATAAAGAACTTAGTAAAGGACGATCATTGTCCTACAAGACATTTTTCATGTGGATTTTAATAAGCATATATCAAG GAGGAGTTATAATGTATGGAGCACTTATAATGTTCGAAGATGAATTTATCCACATAGTGGCCATCAGTTTTACAGCGCTCGTTTTAACGGAATTAATTATGGTAGCTTTGACGATCAGAACATGGCATTACATTATGATACTTGCAGAGATTTTCTCCTTGGCGCTTTATCTGTTATCTCTAGTCGTTCTAAAGGACTACTTTG ATGCCGAGTTCATCAAGACAACAGACTTCTTGTGGAAAGTATTGTTAATAACTTTAATTTCGTGCATGCCGTTGTACATTTTGAAATTCTTACGAAAAAAATTTTCGCCTCCTAGTTATACGAAATTATCTTAA
- the LOC117220829 gene encoding putative phospholipid-transporting ATPase IIB isoform X2, translating to MICFWLNVLPKAYVYGSVNRSLQKIWRKISGCCTWMWRRCCRERELRARIIHIGQPMHEKFPTNVIRNQKYNVVTFLPLVLFQQFKFFLNLYFLLMAISQFLPDIRIGYLYTYWGPLCFVLTVTICREAIDDFRRYKRDKEVNAQKYYRLVKGFEMPELVPSSKLRVGDLVIVEKGQRVPADLVLLRTTEKAGACFVRTDQLDGETDWKLRLAVPVTQKLESNSQLFDIKASIYVEKPQKDIHSFIGTFTRYDGYSSEESLGVDNTLWANTAIASGSALGVVVYTGQETRSLMNHSAPRSKVGLLDKEINQLTKVLFCAVIGLALVMMSLKGFNGPWYRYMFRFVLLFSYIIPISLRVNLDMGKAFYAWCIQRDKEISGTVVRTTTIPEELGRISYLLSDKTGTLTQNKMVFKKIHLGMISYGQETFDEVTNVLKACYSSNSETSPMKPSATPHSGKVRRSESTRIYDAVHALALCHNVTPVYDEITKSTNLDTVSVQTGETEDTGSIQSQTEADQHYYLPEQKRNYQASSPDEVALVKWTEEMGLALIKRDLNFMQLKAPNGKILNYTILQIFPFTSETKRMGIIVKEESSSEIIFYLKGADVVMSGIVQYNDWLEEECGNMAREGLRTLVVAKKNLTEEQYVDFEARYYAARLSVSNRVSRIAAAIESLEREMELLCVTGVEDRLQDRVRPTLELLRNAGIKIWMLTGDKLETATCIAKSSCLVSRTQGLHVFKSVVTRTDAHLELNTFRKKQDCALVISGDSLEVCLQYYEQEFLELACGSPAVVCCRCSPTQKADVVSLIQRHTEKRTAAVGDGGNDVSMIQAADAGIGLEGLEGRQASLAADFSISQFSHLANLLLVHGRRSYKRSAALSQFVIHRGLIISTMQAVFSAVFYLSSVSLYQGFLMVGYGTIYTMFPVFSLVLDKDVSGRIALTYPELYKELSKGRSLSYKTFFMWILISIYQGGVIMYGALIMFEDEFIHIVAISFTALVLTELIMVALTIRTWHYIMILAEIFSLALYLLSLVVLKDYFDAEFIKTTDFLWKVLLITLISCMPLYILKFLRKKFSPPSYTKLS from the exons ATGATTTGTTTCTGGTTAAACGTGCTTCCTAAAGCTTACGTTTACGGATCCGTGAATAGATCTCTGCAAAAAATTTGGAGAAAAATATCGGG ATGCTGTACCTGGATGTGGAGGAGATGTTGCAGAGAACGAGAATTAAGAGCAAGAATTATTCACATTGGGCAACCAATGCATGAAAAGTTTCCCACTAATGTCATACGAAACCAAAAATATAATGTGGTCACATTTTTGCCCTTG GTTCTTTTTCAACAATTCAAATTTTTCCTGAATCTCTACTTCTTGCTTATGGCAATATCTCAATTTCTACCGGATATCCGGATAGGATACTTGTACACGTATTGGGGACCATTGTGTTTCGTGTTAACTGTTACCATTTGTCGAGAAGCGATAGATGATTTCAGACGCTATAAAAGAGACAAAGAAGTTAACGCGCAAAAATATTACAGACTTGTCAAAGGTTTTGAAATGCCAGAGTTGGTTCCTAGTTCTAAACTGCGAGTAGGCGATTTG GTAATCGTTGAAAAAGGTCAAAGGGTCCCAGCTGATTTGGTCCTATTGCGCACGACCGAGAAAGCAGGCGCGTGTTTCGTGCGAACCGATCAGTTAGATGGAGAAACAGATTGGAAGTTACGATTAGCTGTACCGGTAACACAAAAATTGGAGAGCAACTCCCAACTGTTTGATATAAAAGCGAGTATATACGTCGAGAAACCGCAAAAGGACATTCACAGCTTTATAGGAACGTTCACAAGA TACGATGGATACAGCAGCGAAGAAAGTTTAGGTGTAGACAATACATTATGGGCAAACACAGCTATTGCATCGGGTTCGGCTCTTGGTGTGGTGGTGTACACAGGACAGGAAACCAGATCTCTTATGAACCATTCAGCACCGCGATCCAAAGTTGGCTTGTTAGATAAAGAAATAAATCAGTTAACCAAG GTCTTGTTCTGTGCTGTCATCGGACTTGCGCTAGTAATGATGTCCTTAAAGGGTTTCAATGGACCGTGGTACCGTTATatgtttcgtttcgttttattGTTTTCTTACATAATACCGATTAGTTTAAGAGTGAATTTGGATATGGGGAAAGCCTTTTATGCATGGTGTATACAAAGAGACAAAGAGATTAGTGGAACGGTCGTCAGAACGACCACCATACCGGAGGAACTTGGTCGTATTTCATATTTGTTAAGCGACAAAACCGGCACATTGACACAGAACAAAATGGTTTTCAAGAAAATACATCTGGGAATGATCTCTTACGGGCAAGAAACATTCGACGAAGTTACAAACGTGTTGAAAGCATGCTATTCTTCCAATTCGGAAACCTCTCCTATGAAACCATCGGCGACCCCGCACAGCGGTAAAGTGAGGAGATCCGAGAGTACCAGAATATACGACGCGGTACACGCTTTGGCATTGTGTCATAATGTAACGCCGGTTTACGATGAAATAACCAAATCGACAAACTTGGATACAGTCAGCGTGCAAACAGGAGAGACGGAAGATACTGGTTCTATTCAAAG TCAAACGGAAGCCGATCAACATTACTATTTAccagaacaaaaacgaaattaTCAAGCTTCCAGTCCGGACGAAGTAGCCTTAGTAAAATGGACGGAGGAAATGGGATTAGCCTTGATCAAGCGAGACTTGAACTTCATGCAACTGAAAGCTCCAAATGggaaaattttaaattatacaatCTTACAAATATTCCCATTCACGTCGGAAACCAAACGAATGGGTATAATAGTGAAAGAAGAATCTAGctctgaaataatattttatttgaaaggaGCGGACGTGGTAATGTCCGGAATAGTGCAATATAACGATTGGTTGGAAGAAGAATGCGGTAATATGGCTCGCGAGGGTTTGAGGACACTTGTTGTCGCTAAAAAGAATTTAACTGAGGAACAGTATGTTGATTTCGAAGCAAG GTATTATGCAGCAAGATTGAGCGTCAGTAATCGTGTTTCTCGAATAGCCGCGGCTATCGAAAGTTTAGAAAGGGAAATGGAATTACTGTGCGTAACTGGAGTCGAGGACAGATTGCAAGATAGAGTACGGCCAACGTTAGAACTGTTAAGAAATGCTGGGATCAAA ATATGGATGCTAACAGGAGACAAGTTAGAAACAGCGACTTGTATAGCGAAATCTTCATGTTTGGTTTCACGAACCCAAGGTCTTCACGTTTTCAAATCGGTAGTAACTCGAACGGATGCACATTTGGAATTAAACACATTTCGCAAAAAGCAAGACTGTGCCTTAGTAATCAGCGGCGATTCTCTGGAAGTATGTTTACAATATTACGAGCAAGAATTTTTGGAATTGGCATGCGGTTCGCCCGCCGTAGTCTGCTGTCGATGTTCCCCAACGCAAAAGGCTGATGTGGTTAGTCTTATTCAAAGACATACCGAAAAAAGAACCGCAGCTGTTGGGGACGGCGGAAACGATGTGTCTATGATACAGGCTGCAGACGCTG GTATAGGTCTTGAAGGTCTTGAAGGAAGACAGGCTTCTTTAGCCGCGGATTTCTCTATTTCCCAGTTTAGTCATTTAGCTAATCTGTTACTGGTACACGGACGAAGAAGTTACAAACGCTCCGCTGCTTTAAGCCAATTTGTTATTCATCGAGGCTTAATCATTTCAACTATGCAAGCTGTATTTTCTGCGGTCTTTTATTTATCGTCAGTATCCTTGTATCAGGGATTTTTAATGGTGGG GTACGGAACAATATATACGATGTTTCCAGTGTTTTCTTTGGTTTTGGATAAAGACGTGTCTGGAAGAATTGCGCTCACCTATCCAGAGTTATATAAAGAACTTAGTAAAGGACGATCATTGTCCTACAAGACATTTTTCATGTGGATTTTAATAAGCATATATCAAG GAGGAGTTATAATGTATGGAGCACTTATAATGTTCGAAGATGAATTTATCCACATAGTGGCCATCAGTTTTACAGCGCTCGTTTTAACGGAATTAATTATGGTAGCTTTGACGATCAGAACATGGCATTACATTATGATACTTGCAGAGATTTTCTCCTTGGCGCTTTATCTGTTATCTCTAGTCGTTCTAAAGGACTACTTTG ATGCCGAGTTCATCAAGACAACAGACTTCTTGTGGAAAGTATTGTTAATAACTTTAATTTCGTGCATGCCGTTGTACATTTTGAAATTCTTACGAAAAAAATTTTCGCCTCCTAGTTATACGAAATTATCTTAA
- the LOC117220829 gene encoding putative phospholipid-transporting ATPase IIB isoform X3 produces METQSNVIRLSKEDIPLISKPRNDNSWTRCCTWMWRRCCRERELRARIIHIGQPMHEKFPTNVIRNQKYNVVTFLPLVLFQQFKFFLNLYFLLMAISQFLPDIRIGYLYTYWGPLCFVLTVTICREAIDDFRRYKRDKEVNAQKYYRLVKGFEMPELVPSSKLRVGDLVIVEKGQRVPADLVLLRTTEKAGACFVRTDQLDGETDWKLRLAVPVTQKLESNSQLFDIKASIYVEKPQKDIHSFIGTFTRYDGYSSEESLGVDNTLWANTAIASGSALGVVVYTGQETRSLMNHSAPRSKVGLLDKEINQLTKVLFCAVIGLALVMMSLKGFNGPWYRYMFRFVLLFSYIIPISLRVNLDMGKAFYAWCIQRDKEISGTVVRTTTIPEELGRISYLLSDKTGTLTQNKMVFKKIHLGMISYGQETFDEVTNVLKACYSSNSETSPMKPSATPHSGKVRRSESTRIYDAVHALALCHNVTPVYDEITKSTNLDTVSVQTGETEDTGSIQSQTEADQHYYLPEQKRNYQASSPDEVALVKWTEEMGLALIKRDLNFMQLKAPNGKILNYTILQIFPFTSETKRMGIIVKEESSSEIIFYLKGADVVMSGIVQYNDWLEEECGNMAREGLRTLVVAKKNLTEEQYVDFEARYYAARLSVSNRVSRIAAAIESLEREMELLCVTGVEDRLQDRVRPTLELLRNAGIKIWMLTGDKLETATCIAKSSCLVSRTQGLHVFKSVVTRTDAHLELNTFRKKQDCALVISGDSLEVCLQYYEQEFLELACGSPAVVCCRCSPTQKADVVSLIQRHTEKRTAAVGDGGNDVSMIQAADAGIGLEGLEGRQASLAADFSISQFSHLANLLLVHGRRSYKRSAALSQFVIHRGLIISTMQAVFSAVFYLSSVSLYQGFLMVGYGTIYTMFPVFSLVLDKDVSGRIALTYPELYKELSKGRSLSYKTFFMWILISIYQGGVIMYGALIMFEDEFIHIVAISFTALVLTELIMVALTIRTWHYIMILAEIFSLALYLLSLVVLKDYFDAEFIKTTDFLWKVLLITLISCMPLYILKFLRKKFSPPSYTKLS; encoded by the exons ATGGAGACGCAAAGCAATGTTATAAGGCTGTCGAAGGAAGATATCCCGTTGATATCAAAACCGCGAAATGACAATTCGTGGACAAG ATGCTGTACCTGGATGTGGAGGAGATGTTGCAGAGAACGAGAATTAAGAGCAAGAATTATTCACATTGGGCAACCAATGCATGAAAAGTTTCCCACTAATGTCATACGAAACCAAAAATATAATGTGGTCACATTTTTGCCCTTG GTTCTTTTTCAACAATTCAAATTTTTCCTGAATCTCTACTTCTTGCTTATGGCAATATCTCAATTTCTACCGGATATCCGGATAGGATACTTGTACACGTATTGGGGACCATTGTGTTTCGTGTTAACTGTTACCATTTGTCGAGAAGCGATAGATGATTTCAGACGCTATAAAAGAGACAAAGAAGTTAACGCGCAAAAATATTACAGACTTGTCAAAGGTTTTGAAATGCCAGAGTTGGTTCCTAGTTCTAAACTGCGAGTAGGCGATTTG GTAATCGTTGAAAAAGGTCAAAGGGTCCCAGCTGATTTGGTCCTATTGCGCACGACCGAGAAAGCAGGCGCGTGTTTCGTGCGAACCGATCAGTTAGATGGAGAAACAGATTGGAAGTTACGATTAGCTGTACCGGTAACACAAAAATTGGAGAGCAACTCCCAACTGTTTGATATAAAAGCGAGTATATACGTCGAGAAACCGCAAAAGGACATTCACAGCTTTATAGGAACGTTCACAAGA TACGATGGATACAGCAGCGAAGAAAGTTTAGGTGTAGACAATACATTATGGGCAAACACAGCTATTGCATCGGGTTCGGCTCTTGGTGTGGTGGTGTACACAGGACAGGAAACCAGATCTCTTATGAACCATTCAGCACCGCGATCCAAAGTTGGCTTGTTAGATAAAGAAATAAATCAGTTAACCAAG GTCTTGTTCTGTGCTGTCATCGGACTTGCGCTAGTAATGATGTCCTTAAAGGGTTTCAATGGACCGTGGTACCGTTATatgtttcgtttcgttttattGTTTTCTTACATAATACCGATTAGTTTAAGAGTGAATTTGGATATGGGGAAAGCCTTTTATGCATGGTGTATACAAAGAGACAAAGAGATTAGTGGAACGGTCGTCAGAACGACCACCATACCGGAGGAACTTGGTCGTATTTCATATTTGTTAAGCGACAAAACCGGCACATTGACACAGAACAAAATGGTTTTCAAGAAAATACATCTGGGAATGATCTCTTACGGGCAAGAAACATTCGACGAAGTTACAAACGTGTTGAAAGCATGCTATTCTTCCAATTCGGAAACCTCTCCTATGAAACCATCGGCGACCCCGCACAGCGGTAAAGTGAGGAGATCCGAGAGTACCAGAATATACGACGCGGTACACGCTTTGGCATTGTGTCATAATGTAACGCCGGTTTACGATGAAATAACCAAATCGACAAACTTGGATACAGTCAGCGTGCAAACAGGAGAGACGGAAGATACTGGTTCTATTCAAAG TCAAACGGAAGCCGATCAACATTACTATTTAccagaacaaaaacgaaattaTCAAGCTTCCAGTCCGGACGAAGTAGCCTTAGTAAAATGGACGGAGGAAATGGGATTAGCCTTGATCAAGCGAGACTTGAACTTCATGCAACTGAAAGCTCCAAATGggaaaattttaaattatacaatCTTACAAATATTCCCATTCACGTCGGAAACCAAACGAATGGGTATAATAGTGAAAGAAGAATCTAGctctgaaataatattttatttgaaaggaGCGGACGTGGTAATGTCCGGAATAGTGCAATATAACGATTGGTTGGAAGAAGAATGCGGTAATATGGCTCGCGAGGGTTTGAGGACACTTGTTGTCGCTAAAAAGAATTTAACTGAGGAACAGTATGTTGATTTCGAAGCAAG GTATTATGCAGCAAGATTGAGCGTCAGTAATCGTGTTTCTCGAATAGCCGCGGCTATCGAAAGTTTAGAAAGGGAAATGGAATTACTGTGCGTAACTGGAGTCGAGGACAGATTGCAAGATAGAGTACGGCCAACGTTAGAACTGTTAAGAAATGCTGGGATCAAA ATATGGATGCTAACAGGAGACAAGTTAGAAACAGCGACTTGTATAGCGAAATCTTCATGTTTGGTTTCACGAACCCAAGGTCTTCACGTTTTCAAATCGGTAGTAACTCGAACGGATGCACATTTGGAATTAAACACATTTCGCAAAAAGCAAGACTGTGCCTTAGTAATCAGCGGCGATTCTCTGGAAGTATGTTTACAATATTACGAGCAAGAATTTTTGGAATTGGCATGCGGTTCGCCCGCCGTAGTCTGCTGTCGATGTTCCCCAACGCAAAAGGCTGATGTGGTTAGTCTTATTCAAAGACATACCGAAAAAAGAACCGCAGCTGTTGGGGACGGCGGAAACGATGTGTCTATGATACAGGCTGCAGACGCTG GTATAGGTCTTGAAGGTCTTGAAGGAAGACAGGCTTCTTTAGCCGCGGATTTCTCTATTTCCCAGTTTAGTCATTTAGCTAATCTGTTACTGGTACACGGACGAAGAAGTTACAAACGCTCCGCTGCTTTAAGCCAATTTGTTATTCATCGAGGCTTAATCATTTCAACTATGCAAGCTGTATTTTCTGCGGTCTTTTATTTATCGTCAGTATCCTTGTATCAGGGATTTTTAATGGTGGG GTACGGAACAATATATACGATGTTTCCAGTGTTTTCTTTGGTTTTGGATAAAGACGTGTCTGGAAGAATTGCGCTCACCTATCCAGAGTTATATAAAGAACTTAGTAAAGGACGATCATTGTCCTACAAGACATTTTTCATGTGGATTTTAATAAGCATATATCAAG GAGGAGTTATAATGTATGGAGCACTTATAATGTTCGAAGATGAATTTATCCACATAGTGGCCATCAGTTTTACAGCGCTCGTTTTAACGGAATTAATTATGGTAGCTTTGACGATCAGAACATGGCATTACATTATGATACTTGCAGAGATTTTCTCCTTGGCGCTTTATCTGTTATCTCTAGTCGTTCTAAAGGACTACTTTG ATGCCGAGTTCATCAAGACAACAGACTTCTTGTGGAAAGTATTGTTAATAACTTTAATTTCGTGCATGCCGTTGTACATTTTGAAATTCTTACGAAAAAAATTTTCGCCTCCTAGTTATACGAAATTATCTTAA